In Haematobia irritans isolate KBUSLIRL chromosome 1, ASM5000362v1, whole genome shotgun sequence, a genomic segment contains:
- the Elp1 gene encoding elongator complex protein 1 → MRNLKLKYCQSFKETVKNPKFLLLNQNVHKSSMEAQNNEIYIVTQSQLFSHVPGSQKQPQLLAEVPDIVGAEYLALENGICLATSVGEVLLVNPETQQMNEGTFCDVGIECMAWSPDQEVVVFVTKEHNVVVMTCTFDPLTEHSLADENSEVEGEFVNVGWGKKETQFHGSEGKEAAKRKQSEEIAVNLDSIAKDIVISWRADGAYFVVSYVSQSRGRTFKVFDKEGKLQFVGEKQANLFHPTAWRPSGTWIAIPQQLPNKSTIALFEKNGLRHREIPLTFDLQTEPVEDIKWSSDSEILSIKTEKKIYLYTIGNYHWYLKQVLDIENQGKIASLYWDNRIGEEKTLHILFETGKYLIYKWFWDIDRLNRTGLVGVIDGNRLLFTDFSKAIIPPPMCTKTLIVGSDDNGDSYITTLTMAKAQDEIHLCVYDSKNRIHYYRANCSNPTAFSVLGCLQLNPIINDLIPLQYGNLQWFESFEDTYLVTSYTEDNTSHIHFIAVNVPDTYKVIIDVPIKGCTISALVPSGKEQPCELFYQTLEDNRITQLVFDVDSERETSRRLHLELNQNIDQMETFVKPSDAETYTICLSNNQCLFVNNERIATDVTSFCMAGNYLAFTKLTSLHFLRLADMRLVDERRLERGAKLVTTVSESDRTVLQMPRGNLEVISPRVLSLELVGALLEAQKYNAAFSILRKQRINLNIICDHNMCDFVNRLDVFLQQIDNPNWLNLFLSDLQNEDFTKTMYASNYKEDSQRYPESFKIEEKIVYVCKAMCVRMEQSSEKRFRLPIITAYVKLKQLEKALELIWEEKKKENNAQSAGATGAEEALKYLLYLVDVNELYNVALGTYDFGLVLFVAQKSQKDPKEFLAFLNELKGYELNYRKFKIDEHLKRYEKALYHIVNCGKEKFEEALDFIKRHEYYAKALTAFKDDNDCYRQVCLAFADHLRANGKLENASILYERGGNLQQALLSAKHTLDWQRALMLAKQSEQNVEQVAMSLIIPLQEQGRYEEAYELSKNYGNNIQESLQCLIKGHLFVKAIFEAQIRQSAQEENLLENLIIPEIVSYQNVLKSSIVADEELFKTHKQRLIQVRLNRAKQSQLVDDHQADIDECDLISDTTSLHSSRYTASSRGTGKTFRSSKNRRKHERKLLSLKPGNPFEDIALIDALYNQIMRCFGQQQHIRDTCKALLQSQQDTFALDLQNCYKHLLRIMQESLDEIWIEEMLQSCAQQFLQGPNIDYTQLQNEQRYAMISPIKRFKPQLNLVDWEHDILQ, encoded by the exons atgcgTAACTTAAagttaaaatattgtcaatcctTCAAGGAGACAGTTAAAAATCCAAAGTTTCTTTTGCTAAATCAGAATGTACACAAATCGTCAATGGAAGcacaaaataatgaaatttacatTGTAACCCAGTCTCAGCTGTTTTCCCATGTCCCAGGATCACAAAAACAGCCACAACTTTTGGCTGAAGTACCCGATATTGTGGGAGCAGAATATTTAGCCTTGGAAAATGGTATATGTTTGGCAACCAGTGTTGGAGAAGTGCTATTGGTTAACCCCGAAACACAGCAAATGAATGAGGGGACATTTTGTGATGTGGGTATAGAATGTATGGCTTGGAGTCCCGATCAGGAAGTTGTTGTATTCGTAACAAAGGAGCATAATGTTGTAGTTATGACCTGTACATTTGACCCCTTAACCGAACATTCATTGGCCGATGAAAATTCCGAGGTAGAAGGAGAATTTGTCAATGTTGGTTGGGGTAAAAAAGAAACGCAATTTCATGGCTCTGAAGGAAAGGAAGCTGCAAAGCGGAAACAAAGTGAAGAGATTGCTGTTAATCTAGATAGTATAGCCAAG GATATCGTCATTAGCTGGCGTGCTGACGGGGCTTACTTTGTTGTGTCCTATGTTAGCCAGTCCCGTGGTAGAACCTTTAAAGTTTTCGATAAAGAAGGCAAATTACAATTCGTGGGAGAGAAACAAGCCAATCTCTTTCATCCTACGGCCTGGAGACCTTCAGGCACCTGGATTGCTATACCCCAGCAATTGCCCAATAAGAGCACAATTgccttatttgaaaaaaatggacTTAGGCATCGTGAAATTCCATTAACTTTTGATTTACAAACAGAACCTGTAGAGGATATTAAATGGAGTTCAGATTCGGAAATCCTTAGCATAAAAACTGAGAAGAAAATTTACTTGTATACCATAGGAAATTATCATTGGTATTTGAAACAAGTTTTGGATATTGAAAACCAAGGTAAAATAGCCTCGCTCTATTGGGATAATCGTATTGGTGAAGAGAAAACATTGCACATTTTGTTCGAAACtggcaaatatttaatatacaaaTGGTTTTGGGATATTGATCGCCTAAATCGTACTGGCTTGGTGGGTGTTATCGATGGAAATCGCCTACTCTTCACGGATTTCTCGAAAGCTATAATACCACCACCTATGTGTACAAAAACATTGATAGTGGGTAGCGATGACAACGGAGATTCCTACATAACAACATTGACCATGGCAAAGGCTCAAGATGAAATACATTTGTGTGTTTATGATTCCAAAAATAGGATACATTACTACAGAGCCAATTGTAGCAATCCCACAGCATTTTCAGTCTTAGGATGTTTGCAATTAAATCCCATCATCAATGATCTTATACCTCTACAATATGGCAACTTGCAGTGGTTTGAAAGTTTTGAAGATACCTATTTGGTGACCAGCTATACGGAGGACAACACTAGTCATATCCATTTTATTGCCGTTAATGTTCCAGACACATATAAAGTCATTATAGATGTCCCCATAAAGGGCTGTACTATATCCGCCTTGGTTCCTTCGGGCAAAGAACAACCATGTGAATTGTTTTATCAAACTCTGGAAGATAATCGTATAACTCAACTGGTCTTTGATGTTGATTCGGAGCGTGAAACTTCTAGACGCCTTCATCTGGAACTTAACCAAAACATTGATCAAATGGAGACATTCGTTAAACCTAGTGATGCTGAAACCTATACCATTTGCTTGAGTAATAATCAATGTTTGTTTGTCAACAATGAACGCATCGCCACCGATGTCACCTCATTTTGTATGGCTGGAAATTATTTGGCTTTTACCAAATTAACTTCTTTGCATTTCTTACGATTGGCCGATATGCGTTTAGTCGATGAACGTCGTTTAGAGCGTGGAGCTAAACTGGTAACAACTGTATCTGAATCAGATCGTACTGTATTGCAAATGCCACGTGGAAATCTTGAAGTTATTTCGCCTAGAGTTTTATCTTTGGAATTAGTGGGTGCTTTACTCGAGGCCCAAAAGTACAATGCCGCCTTTTCGATATTGCGTAAACAACGTATAAACCTCAATATTATTTGCGATCATAATATGTGTGATTTTGTCAATAGATTGGATGTCTTTTTACAACAAATAGACAATCCGAATTGGTTGAATTTGTTCCTCAGCGATTTACAAAATGAG GATTTTACGAAAACCATGTATGCTAGCAATTACAAGGAAGATTCTCAACGTTATCCGGAAAGTTTTAAAATCGAAGAGAAAATCGTTTATGTGTGTAAAGCAATGTGTGTACGCATGGAACAATCGAGTGAAAAACGATTCCGTTTACCCATAATTACAGCCTATGTAAAACTGAAACAATTGGAAAAGGCTTTGGAATTGATATGGGAAGAAAAGAAAAAGGAAAATAATGCACAATCTGCTGGTGCTACGGGAGCTGAAGAAGCTCTAAAATATTTACTCTATTTGGTTGATGTTAATGAATTGTATAATGTAGCGTTGGGAACCTATGATTTCGGATTGGTTCTTTTTGTTGCACAAAAATCACAAAAGGATCCCAAAGAGTTTTTGGCTTTCCTGAACGAATTGAAGGGCTACGAATTGAATTATCGTAAATtcaaaattgatgaacatttgaaACGCTACGAAAAAGCTTTGTATCACATTGTGAACTGTGGTAAAGAGAAATTCGAAGAGGCTTTGGATTTTATTAAACGTCATGAATACTATGCAAAGGCTTTGACCGCCTTTAAAGATGACAATGATTGTTATCGTCAAGTGTGCTTGGCATTTGCCGATCACCTTAGGGCAAATGGTAAATTGGAAAATGCCAGTATTCTTTATGAAAGAGGAGGTAACTTACAACAGGCTTTGTTAAGTGCCAAACATACTTTGGATTGGCAGAGGGCTTTAATGTTGGCCAAGCAAAGTGAACAAAATGTGGAACAAGTAGCCAT GTCTTTGATAATACCTTTGCAAGAACAAGGACGATACGAGGAAGCATATGAGCTATCCAAAAACTATGGCAACAATATCCAAGAATCTTTACAGTGTTTGATTAAAGGCCATTTATTTGTAAAAGCCATATTTGAGGCCCAAATTAGACAGAGTGCACAAGAAGAAAATctcttggaaaatttaattattccaGAAATAGTTTCATACCAAAATGTCCTAAAGTCTTCAATAGTAGCCGATGAGGAATTGTTTAAGACCCATAAGCAACGTTTGATTCAGGTTCGTCTTAATCGTGCTAAACAATCACAGTTGGTTGATGATCATCAAGCGGATATTGATGAATGTGATTTAATATCGGATACTACAAGTCTACATTCTTCCCGTTATACTGCTAGCTCCAGGGGCACAgg caaaacttTCCGTTCCAGCAAAAATCGCCGCAAACATGAACGTAAACTTTTAAGCCTTAAACCGGGTAATCCTTTCGAAGATATTGCTCTAATTGATGCCTTATACAACCAAATTATGCGATGCTTTGGTCAACAACAACATATACGTGATACATGCAAAGCTTTACTGCAATCACAACAGGATACCTTCGCTCTCGATTTACAAAATTGCTACAAACATTTGTTGAGAATTATGCAAGAATCGctggatgaaatttggattGAAGAGATGTT